AAGCGGTAAGGCATCGCACTTTGACTGCGACATGCGTTGGTTCGAATCCAGCTAGCCCAGCCATTTTTGAGCCATTAGCTCAGTCGGTAGAGCACGATCGAATATGCTTCGGTGAATTAATCTCAGCATACCAATCGAGCCGCTACTTGTTTAACTTCCTGAGATTGGGATGTCTTTAGTTTAGAAGATACCAAGCTCGAAGCAACACTTATACTAAGAGCCATTAGCTCAGTCGGTAGAGCATCTGACTTTTAATCAGAGGGTCGAAGGTTCGAGTCCTTCATGGCTCATCATAAAAAGAGAGTGAAATTTATTATTTCGCTCTCTTTTTATTTTTGTTGGATCTAGTCACTCACCAACTTCACTTCCCTCAGGCATCAAACCATATCTATTCCATTTACTACATTAATATAGTCTGTTTACGCATAGATTGTTGCTTGTGTAAAAATAGTATCTTGTTACTACTATACATAAAGAGAGTTGCTCTTTTCTAATCCAACCTCAAGTTGCTTCTAAAACTGGTTGAACACCCAGAATCATTGTACTAAAAAGCAACAAAGATTATGAAAAGAGCTTTAATATATAGCAAACCTCCGTATATATATACATAATCTTGTTGAGTTGAGTCATTTAAGATAATCACGTTACAATAGATTTAGAGTTAATAAGGGGGAGGCAGAACTATGGATAGAAAGAAGATATCAATTATTGGAGTACCAATGGATTTAGGTCAAGCTCGTCGTGGTGTGGATATGGGGCCGAGTGCCATCCGTTATGCTGGTGTAGTGGAGCGATTAGAAGAATTAAATTATGACATTCATGATCTTGGAGATGTTCGGATCGGAAGTCCACAAAGGCTAAACGAAGAGACTGTTGATAACTTGAGAAATTTGAAAGCGGTTGCGGAGGCAAGTGAAGCTCTGGCAAGTGAAGTGGATCAAACTATTCAAAATGGTAGATTTCCTTTAGTTCTTGGAGGAGATCATAGTATTGCAATTGGCACGTTAGCAGGTGTAGCGAAACATTATAAAAATCTTGGTGTGATTTGGTATGATGCACATGGAGATTTAAACACAGCGGACACATCTCCTTCTGGGAATATTCATGGTATGCCTTTGGCGGTAAGCTTAGGACTAGGTCACCCAACTCTTACGAATATAGGTGGCTATGAGCAAAAGGTGAAGCCTGAGAATATCGTAATTATTGGTGCCCGATCATTAGATGATGGTGAGAAGGAATTAATTAAGGAAAAAGGAATTAAAGTATATAGTATGCATGAAATTGATCGCATGGGAATGACAACAGTAATGGAAGAGACCATTGCGTATCTTTCTGAACGTACAGATGGTGTTCATTTATCACTTGATTTAGATGGACTTGATCCACATGATGCACCTGGAGTCGGAACACCAGTAATTGGTGGTATTAGCTATCGTGAAAGCCACTTGGCTATGGAAATGCTTGAGGAATCAGGATTAATCAGTTCAGCTGAATTTGTAGAAGTTAATCCAATTTTAGATGATAAGAATAAAACTGCCTCTGTTGCAGTAGCGCTAATGGGATCATTGTTTGGGGAAAAATTAGTATAGTGAACAGAAAAAAACAGTAGACGTGTTAGCGTCTACTGTTTTCTTTATATGTCTCGAACTGGTTTAACATTCGGTCAAGTGCTGTACTCGCTTGGACTACTTCAGGAGAACTAAAACTGTAAGTAGTTGTTAAATTAATTAACTCTTTTCTTTGGTTTTCAATTCGATTCATGAGTAAGTTCAAAGTCTTCATGCTTTCTCCTCCTCATATGTACGCATGTACAATGTCTATATTATCTTTTAGCCATTTTTTAACTTTTTTAAACATCATAAGATTTTTTTGATAAAATATACGTATATAAAAAAATAATGAAACCTTTTTATGAGTTATTACGTATAAAAGGGATAGCCGCTTCATGCGCGGGGGGCGAATATGGAGACAATTGTAAAAAATCGAATACGACAAGTAAAAAACGGGGATCAAAATGCGTTTAGTGAGATTGTTGAGCTATATAAAGATAAAGTCTATATTCTTTGTTACCGTATGTTAGGTAACAGTCATGAGGCAGAGGATATAGCGCAGGAAGCTTTTATTCGTGCATATATAAACATTGATAGCTATAATATTGATAAAAAATTTTCAACTTGGCTATATCGAATTGCAACTAATTTATCTATTGATCGTATTAGAAAGAAGAAGCCTGATTTTTACCTGGATGCGGAAGTAAAAGGAACGGAAGGTCTAACTATGTATTCTCAAGTTGCATCAGATACACCTTTACCAGAAGAGGAAGTAGAGAGTCTCGAATTGCAACAAAGTGTACAAGAGGAAATA
This DNA window, taken from Bacillus sp. BGMRC 2118, encodes the following:
- the rocF gene encoding arginase, whose amino-acid sequence is MDRKKISIIGVPMDLGQARRGVDMGPSAIRYAGVVERLEELNYDIHDLGDVRIGSPQRLNEETVDNLRNLKAVAEASEALASEVDQTIQNGRFPLVLGGDHSIAIGTLAGVAKHYKNLGVIWYDAHGDLNTADTSPSGNIHGMPLAVSLGLGHPTLTNIGGYEQKVKPENIVIIGARSLDDGEKELIKEKGIKVYSMHEIDRMGMTTVMEETIAYLSERTDGVHLSLDLDGLDPHDAPGVGTPVIGGISYRESHLAMEMLEESGLISSAEFVEVNPILDDKNKTASVAVALMGSLFGEKLV
- a CDS encoding aspartyl-phosphate phosphatase Spo0E family protein, whose amino-acid sequence is MKTLNLLMNRIENQRKELINLTTTYSFSSPEVVQASTALDRMLNQFETYKENSRR
- the sigW gene encoding RNA polymerase sigma factor SigW: METIVKNRIRQVKNGDQNAFSEIVELYKDKVYILCYRMLGNSHEAEDIAQEAFIRAYINIDSYNIDKKFSTWLYRIATNLSIDRIRKKKPDFYLDAEVKGTEGLTMYSQVASDTPLPEEEVESLELQQSVQEEILKLPEKYRAVIVLKYIEELSLKEISDILGLPISTIKTRIHRGREALRKQLREV